Proteins encoded together in one Cicer arietinum cultivar CDC Frontier isolate Library 1 chromosome 4, Cicar.CDCFrontier_v2.0, whole genome shotgun sequence window:
- the LOC101508232 gene encoding U-box domain-containing protein 30-like translates to MPLYEDIKINFLMGQETDFKGCAFSCLDTEKLDLKMMILELHDSSIDVPSVFICPISLEPMQQPVTLCTGQTYDKSNILKWLSLGHKTCPTTMQVLWDDSITPNNTLRHLIFTWFSNKYFAMKKKLEDVQGSVLEHLETLKKVKGQNRVKVLKDLRKLVAAHVCARTTMLENGGVGLVSSLLGPFTSHVVGCEAIGIIVNLDLSSELKRNLMHPGKVSLIVDIMNEGTIETKMNCAKLIEVLLMENNDTNKIEIVSSLSLLVGLLRLVRDKKNSNGILIGLKLVKLVLCCDEKVRISLISIGAIPQLIEVLPNLNNECLEIALYILEMLSTIEEGKLALKECPNIIPNVVKMLMRVSENCTQFALSILWAIYKLAPEECASKAVEAGLASKLLLVIQSGCNPVLKQMSSEFLKMCSVNYSTSILISNCMLTTTIQ, encoded by the coding sequence ATGCCATTGTATGAGGAtataaagattaattttttgatGGGTCAAGAAACTGATTTCAAAGGTTGTGCTTTTAGTTGTTTAGACACTGAAAAATTGGATctaaaaatgatgattttagaGCTTCATGATTCATCAATTGATGTTCCTTCAGTGTTCATATGTCCAATTTCACTTGAACCAATGCAACAACCTGTGACCCTTTGTACTGGTCAAACCTATGACAAATCAAACATCCTTAAATGGTTGTCACTTGGTCACAAAACATGTCCAACAACAATGCAAGTTTTATGGGATGATTCAATCACACCCAACAACACACTTAGACACTTAATCTTCACATGGTTCTCAAACAAGTACTTTGCAATGAAGAAGAAGCTTGAAGATGTTCAAGGAAGTGTTTTGGAACATTTGGAGACACTTAAAAAGGTAAAGGGTCAAAATAGAGTTAAAGTTCTTAAGGATCTTAGAAAACTTGTTGCTGCTCATGTTTGTGCAAGGACAACAATGTTGGAAAATGGTGGTGTTGGTTTGGTTTCTTCTTTGTTAGGTCCTTTTACTTCACATGTTGTTGGTTGTGAAGCTATTGGAATAATTGTGAATTTGGATTTGAGTTCAGAATTGAAGagaaatcttatgcatccaggTAAAGTTTCATTGATAGTTGATATTATGAATGAAGGAACTATTGAAACAAAGATGAATTGTGCTAAGTTGATTGAAGTTTTGTTGATGGAAAATAATGACACTAATAAGATTGAAATTGTGTCAAGTTTGAGTCTTTTGGTTGGATTATTAAGATTAGTGAGAGATAAGAAAAACTCAAATGGAATATTAATTGGACTCAAATTAGTTAAACTTGTTTTATGTTGTGATGAAAAAGTTAGAATTTCTTTGATAAGTATTGGAGCAATTCCTCAATTGATTGAGGTGTTACCAAATTTGAATAATGAGTGTTTGGAAATAGCACTTTATATATTAGAAATGTTGTCAACAATTGAAGAAGGGAAATTGGCTTTGAAAGAATGTCCAAATATAATTCCTAATGTGGTTAAGATGTTGATGAGAGTATCAGAAAATTGTACTCAATTTGCATTGTCAATATTATGGGCTATTTATAAGCTTGCACCTGAAGAATGTGCTTCAAAAGCTGTGGAAGCTGGATTGGCATCAAAATTGTTGTTGGTGATTCAGAGTGGTTGTAATCCTGTTTTGAAACAGATGTCATCTGAGTTTTTGAAAATGTGTAGTGTGAATTATTCTACTAGTATTTTGATTTCTAATTGTATGCTTACTACTACAatacaatga